In the Kitasatospora terrestris genome, one interval contains:
- a CDS encoding peptide chain release factor 3, translated as MSTVQSIPVPQVLHEAGRRRTFAVISHPDAGKSTLTEALALHARAITSAGAVHAKGDRRGVTSDWMELERERGISVTSAALQFGYRGHVMNLVDTPGHADFSEDTYRVLAAVDCAIMLVDAAKGLEEQTRKLFAVCRHRGVPVITFINKWDRRGRDALTLLEDIETHLGITPVPVVWPVGNAGNLRGLVEAGNTEQMLRYTKVPAGTHAALEEQLSSEQAAEQEGETWTTALEELELMLSSGPGYDQEAFEAGKISPVFFGSALTNIGVKLLLDAVVDLAPAPGPRPLAKGGSREVGEEFSGLVFKIQANMDPAHRDRIAFVRVCSGVFERGMHVTRAASGRSFATKYAHTVFGAERTVVDTAYPGDVVGLINASALRVGDTLFTGKKTEFPPLPAFAPEYFAVARPTDISRSKQFRKGVAQLDEEGVIQVLVSDRRGDQAPVMAAVGPMQFDVVLHRMEHEFSSPIALDQLSYRVARITDADGAAALAKARLINGEVLTRRSDDVLLALFADKWQLNAFQRAQPDILLQPLIATAD; from the coding sequence GTGAGCACCGTACAGTCAATCCCCGTCCCGCAGGTCCTTCATGAGGCCGGCCGCCGACGGACCTTCGCTGTGATCAGCCATCCGGACGCGGGCAAGTCCACGCTCACCGAGGCGCTGGCGCTGCACGCGCGGGCGATCACTTCTGCCGGTGCGGTGCACGCCAAGGGTGACCGACGCGGCGTGACCAGCGACTGGATGGAGTTGGAACGCGAGCGCGGTATCTCGGTGACCTCGGCCGCATTGCAGTTCGGCTATCGCGGCCACGTGATGAACCTGGTCGACACCCCCGGCCACGCCGACTTCTCCGAGGACACCTACCGGGTGCTGGCCGCCGTCGACTGCGCGATCATGCTGGTCGACGCGGCCAAGGGCCTGGAGGAGCAGACCCGCAAGCTTTTCGCGGTCTGCCGCCATCGCGGCGTCCCCGTGATCACCTTCATCAACAAGTGGGACCGGCGCGGCCGGGATGCACTCACCCTGCTCGAGGACATCGAGACGCACCTCGGGATCACCCCCGTCCCGGTCGTCTGGCCGGTGGGCAACGCTGGCAACCTGCGCGGCCTGGTCGAAGCGGGGAACACCGAGCAGATGCTGCGCTACACCAAGGTGCCAGCCGGCACGCACGCCGCCCTCGAGGAGCAGCTCAGCTCCGAGCAGGCCGCCGAGCAGGAGGGCGAAACCTGGACGACCGCACTGGAGGAGCTGGAGCTGATGCTCTCGTCCGGCCCCGGCTACGACCAGGAGGCCTTCGAAGCCGGCAAGATCAGCCCGGTCTTCTTCGGCTCCGCGCTGACCAACATCGGTGTGAAGCTCCTGCTGGACGCCGTGGTCGACCTCGCTCCGGCTCCCGGGCCCCGCCCGCTGGCCAAGGGCGGCAGCCGCGAGGTCGGCGAGGAGTTTTCCGGCCTGGTGTTCAAGATCCAGGCGAACATGGACCCGGCCCATCGCGACAGGATCGCCTTCGTCCGAGTCTGCTCCGGCGTGTTCGAGCGCGGCATGCACGTCACCCGGGCGGCCAGCGGCCGCTCGTTCGCAACCAAGTACGCGCACACCGTCTTCGGAGCCGAGCGCACCGTGGTCGACACTGCGTACCCCGGCGACGTGGTCGGCCTGATCAACGCGAGCGCGCTGCGGGTCGGCGACACCCTCTTCACCGGCAAGAAGACCGAGTTTCCCCCGCTGCCCGCCTTCGCCCCCGAGTACTTCGCGGTGGCGCGGCCCACGGACATCAGCCGGTCCAAGCAGTTCCGCAAGGGTGTCGCCCAACTCGATGAGGAAGGCGTGATCCAGGTGCTGGTCTCCGACCGGCGTGGCGACCAGGCGCCGGTCATGGCTGCGGTCGGCCCGATGCAGTTCGATGTGGTCCTGCACCGGATGGAGCACGAGTTTTCTTCCCCTATCGCCCTCGACCAGCTCTCCTACCGCGTGGCCCGGATCACTGACGCCGACGGCGCCGCTGCCCTGGCCAAAGCCCGCCTGATCAACGGCGAGGTGCTCACCCGCCGCTCGGACGACGTGCTGCTGGCCCTGTTCGCCGACAAGTGGCAGCTGAACGCCTTCCAGCGCGCCCAACCCGACATCCTGCTCCAGCCGCTGATCGCCACGGCGGACTGA
- a CDS encoding LacI family DNA-binding transcriptional regulator: MPAMVDVARAAGVSPQTVSRVLAGHPNVRPQTRERVLAAVDRLDYRPNNAARMLSSGRTLTVGAVMMQLDSYARTAYAQSIERAALRHGYNVNVATTPSVDSGAVETALRRLVDQSVEGIVLAVPLINVSPGIEQLTRAIPCVAVDGSRTSSTEVLAIDQAAIGRVATEHLLGLGHRTVWRLSGPSGWLECVRRAEGWRSALQDAGCHVPPELEGDWSPESGYRNGLILGRIPEATAIMVDSDEMAFGTIRALHELGRRVPEDVSVVSVDDIPLARYCTPPLTTVAQPFAEIGALAVDCLMRQLTAESGTAPRTTPIEPQLVLRASTGQSAEG, encoded by the coding sequence ATGCCCGCCATGGTCGATGTGGCCCGTGCCGCGGGGGTGTCGCCGCAGACGGTCTCCCGCGTCCTCGCGGGCCATCCCAACGTGCGGCCGCAGACGCGCGAAAGGGTGCTCGCCGCGGTCGACAGGCTCGACTACCGCCCCAACAACGCGGCGCGGATGCTCTCCTCGGGGCGCACCCTGACCGTCGGCGCTGTGATGATGCAGCTCGACTCCTACGCGCGGACGGCGTACGCGCAGAGCATCGAGCGCGCTGCCCTCCGGCACGGTTACAACGTCAACGTCGCCACGACACCGTCGGTCGACTCCGGAGCCGTTGAGACCGCGCTGCGCAGGCTGGTCGATCAGAGCGTGGAGGGGATCGTCCTGGCCGTCCCGCTCATCAACGTCAGCCCTGGCATCGAACAGCTCACGCGCGCCATCCCGTGCGTGGCCGTCGACGGCTCCCGGACTTCGTCCACCGAGGTGCTCGCGATCGACCAGGCGGCGATCGGGCGGGTGGCCACGGAACACCTTCTGGGCCTCGGCCACCGGACGGTCTGGCGTCTCTCCGGTCCGAGCGGCTGGCTGGAGTGCGTCCGCAGGGCCGAGGGTTGGCGCAGCGCACTGCAGGACGCGGGGTGCCACGTCCCTCCCGAGCTGGAAGGCGACTGGTCGCCCGAGTCCGGGTACCGCAACGGCCTGATCCTCGGGCGGATTCCCGAGGCCACCGCAATCATGGTCGACAGTGACGAGATGGCGTTCGGGACGATCCGCGCCCTGCACGAGCTCGGCAGGCGGGTTCCGGAGGACGTCTCCGTCGTCAGCGTGGACGACATCCCCCTCGCCCGGTACTGCACCCCGCCGCTGACCACGGTCGCCCAGCCCTTTGCCGAGATCGGCGCCCTGGCAGTCGACTGCCTGATGCGGCAGCTCACCGCCGAGTCCGGGACCGCCCCCCGGACGACGCCCATCGAGCCGCAGCTTGTGCTGCGGGCCAGCACCGGTCAATCCGCAGAGGGGTGA
- a CDS encoding transposase, which translates to MDAFGDTAYSTGPAHQALAELGHRLFLKPAPLRTAVAGGFSLDDFAVDTTAGTATCPAGHTVPLFEPSGRHMQRKALFTDQCTGCPLRERCSTAKAGRIVTIRPEVSGLRGRR; encoded by the coding sequence GTGGACGCCTTCGGTGACACCGCCTACTCCACCGGTCCCGCCCACCAAGCACTGGCGGAGTTAGGGCACCGGCTGTTCCTCAAACCCGCCCCGCTCAGGACCGCGGTGGCGGGCGGCTTCAGCCTCGACGACTTCGCCGTAGACACCACGGCCGGCACGGCGACCTGCCCGGCCGGCCATACCGTCCCACTGTTCGAGCCGTCCGGGCGACACATGCAGCGCAAGGCCCTGTTCACCGACCAGTGCACCGGCTGCCCGCTCCGCGAGCGGTGCAGCACCGCCAAGGCCGGGCGGATCGTCACCATTCGCCCAGAAGTGTCAGGTCTTCGGGGCCGGAGGTGA
- a CDS encoding transposase, producing the protein MTRGTVPDRIVSTADPDARHVHKTRSHYQDGYKAHLAVAPETGLFTAVALTPRQRERVPRGEHCARPARRRGRARGRLR; encoded by the coding sequence ATCACCCGCGGCACCGTCCCCGACCGGATCGTCTCCACCGCCGATCCCGATGCCCGACATGTCCACAAGACCCGCAGCCATTACCAGGACGGCTACAAGGCCCACCTGGCCGTCGCGCCCGAAACCGGCCTGTTCACCGCCGTCGCCCTCACCCCCCGGCAGCGGGAGCGGGTACCACGAGGCGAGCATTGCGCTCGACCTGCTCGCCGACGAGGACGAGCCCGTGGACGCCTTCGGTGA
- a CDS encoding alpha-N-acetylglucosaminidase TIM-barrel domain-containing protein has protein sequence MAVTTVLSAAAATVGAAAAAAVPTAAAASSAFDTSGVQQLAARLIGPGPAAQITFVGQPRTGSETFTIKGTAGAVEIDGTTPAALSTGFGWYLKYVTHSDIAWDSSRLSLPATMPAPAGAITQSANVGNRLYGNDIWTDYTGPHWTFADWSREIDILAIQGYNQIFMPVGVEDIAHRTMQQYGYSRSEMLAWTSPPSHMAAGMWQGGWTLADGGISETAQTARVTLGKQVAARMRSLGITPVMPGFVGFVPDDFGTRNAGAKVVSRGTWFSQSLLSWLDPSTTVYQQVAKTFYSLQDATFGATSMYAMNPFTEGGNTSVDLAAAGQGIQRALQTAHPGAIWEMHAWSGNPSGSLISALNKATTLVVDFNSDRSNEAAGTRESQWGGMPYSFGGVLDFGGHTTMGDNLGVWNSRYWAWKNRTGSALAGIGVSPEAGHGDALVPEFIGEMAWRTGPVTIDDWFTQYALRRYGAADGNATAAWLALAHTAYATPADGWDEEADSLFNARPSLNVNTAASWSPTTVRYDTATFESALTSLLAVSPALQNSSAYKYDLAVVARQVLDNNSRVLLPQIKSAHTAKDLTRLRSLTSEWLNEMKLTDQLVGTVQGFLLGPWIAQASADGADAAESAKFVADAKEVLTTWGNQALSEAGLHDYCNRDWNGLVGDLYYDRWNTYFNTLITALQNNTTPTQTDWYSKERDWINTTGTSYATTASTADVHALAVQAQSAYTKVNGSNTTTTVVSAASGKCLDDAAFNTADGAKVDIWTCDGGANQQWTYDPTAKTLTTMGKCLDDFAFGRTPGSKVDLWTCDGGANQQWTFNSNGTVTGLAGLCLEVAKAATVNGTPVQLNTCNGNSNQAWSRV, from the coding sequence GTGGCCGTCACCACCGTCCTGTCTGCAGCCGCAGCCACCGTCGGCGCGGCGGCGGCCGCAGCAGTCCCGACCGCCGCGGCCGCGTCATCGGCATTCGACACGAGCGGTGTGCAGCAGCTCGCCGCCCGACTGATCGGACCGGGCCCGGCGGCGCAGATCACGTTCGTCGGACAACCTCGGACCGGCAGCGAGACATTCACGATCAAGGGGACGGCCGGTGCCGTCGAGATCGACGGCACCACCCCGGCCGCCCTGAGCACGGGCTTCGGGTGGTACCTGAAGTACGTCACCCACAGCGACATCGCCTGGGACAGCAGCCGGCTCAGCCTGCCGGCGACGATGCCTGCCCCAGCCGGGGCGATCACCCAGTCCGCGAATGTCGGGAACCGCCTGTACGGCAACGATATCTGGACCGACTACACCGGTCCGCACTGGACGTTCGCGGACTGGTCCCGCGAGATCGACATCCTCGCGATCCAGGGCTACAACCAGATCTTCATGCCGGTAGGCGTCGAGGACATCGCGCACCGGACCATGCAGCAGTACGGGTACTCGCGCTCCGAGATGTTGGCCTGGACATCACCGCCGTCGCACATGGCGGCCGGCATGTGGCAGGGAGGCTGGACCCTGGCCGACGGAGGGATCAGCGAGACCGCCCAGACCGCCCGCGTCACCCTGGGCAAGCAGGTGGCAGCCCGCATGCGGTCGCTCGGGATCACACCCGTGATGCCCGGGTTCGTCGGGTTCGTCCCCGACGATTTCGGCACCCGCAACGCCGGTGCGAAGGTCGTCAGCCGCGGCACCTGGTTCAGCCAGTCGCTGCTGTCGTGGCTCGACCCGTCGACCACCGTGTACCAGCAGGTCGCCAAGACCTTCTACAGCCTCCAGGACGCGACCTTCGGCGCCACGTCGATGTACGCGATGAACCCGTTCACCGAGGGCGGCAACACCAGCGTCGATCTGGCCGCCGCGGGGCAGGGCATCCAGCGTGCACTCCAGACCGCCCACCCGGGCGCGATCTGGGAAATGCACGCCTGGTCGGGCAACCCTTCGGGCTCATTGATCAGTGCGCTCAACAAGGCCACCACCCTCGTGGTGGACTTCAACTCCGACCGTTCCAACGAGGCCGCCGGAACCCGCGAGAGCCAGTGGGGCGGCATGCCCTACTCCTTCGGCGGCGTGCTCGACTTCGGTGGCCACACCACGATGGGCGACAACCTCGGGGTGTGGAACAGCCGGTACTGGGCCTGGAAGAACCGCACCGGGAGCGCCCTGGCCGGGATCGGGGTCTCGCCGGAAGCCGGACACGGTGACGCCCTCGTACCGGAGTTCATCGGAGAGATGGCCTGGCGCACCGGGCCGGTGACCATCGACGACTGGTTCACGCAGTACGCGCTCCGCCGGTACGGTGCCGCCGACGGCAACGCGACCGCCGCGTGGCTGGCGCTGGCCCACACCGCGTACGCCACTCCGGCGGACGGCTGGGACGAGGAAGCCGACAGCCTCTTCAACGCCCGCCCGTCGCTGAACGTCAACACGGCGGCCTCCTGGTCGCCGACGACAGTCCGATACGACACCGCCACGTTCGAATCCGCCCTGACCAGCCTGCTCGCGGTCTCCCCCGCACTGCAGAACAGCTCCGCCTACAAGTACGACCTCGCAGTCGTGGCACGGCAGGTCCTGGACAACAACAGCCGAGTCCTGCTTCCACAGATCAAATCGGCCCACACGGCCAAGGACCTCACCCGCCTCCGGAGCCTGACCTCCGAATGGCTCAACGAGATGAAGCTCACCGACCAACTCGTCGGCACCGTCCAGGGTTTCCTGCTCGGCCCCTGGATCGCCCAGGCGAGTGCCGACGGGGCCGACGCCGCCGAAAGCGCCAAGTTCGTCGCCGACGCGAAGGAGGTCCTCACCACCTGGGGCAACCAGGCGCTGTCGGAGGCGGGACTGCACGACTACTGCAACCGCGACTGGAACGGCCTGGTGGGCGACCTCTACTACGACCGGTGGAACACCTACTTCAACACGCTCATCACCGCACTGCAGAACAACACCACCCCGACCCAGACCGACTGGTACAGCAAGGAGCGGGACTGGATCAACACCACCGGCACGTCCTACGCGACCACCGCGTCGACCGCCGACGTCCACGCCCTGGCTGTGCAGGCGCAGAGCGCGTACACGAAGGTGAACGGGAGCAACACCACCACCACGGTGGTCAGCGCCGCCTCCGGCAAGTGCCTGGACGACGCCGCGTTCAACACCGCCGACGGCGCCAAGGTGGACATCTGGACCTGTGACGGCGGCGCCAACCAGCAATGGACCTACGACCCGACCGCCAAGACCCTCACCACGATGGGCAAGTGCCTGGACGACTTCGCCTTCGGCCGGACGCCGGGATCCAAGGTGGACCTCTGGACCTGCGACGGCGGGGCCAACCAGCAATGGACGTTCAACAGCAACGGCACCGTCACCGGCCTGGCCGGGCTGTGCCTGGAGGTCGCCAAGGCTGCCACCGTGAACGGAACCCCCGTGCAACTGAACACCTGCAACGGCAACAGCAACCAGGCCTGGTCAAGGGTCTGA